From candidate division KSB1 bacterium, a single genomic window includes:
- the miaA gene encoding tRNA (adenosine(37)-N6)-dimethylallyltransferase MiaA, producing the protein MKQSRVLFIVGPTGIGKTALSIKLAKRVKGEIVSADSRQIYKFMTIGTAKPTSEELAAVPHHFIDIKTPDEYYSAGQFGSEARICIAEIRKREKQPIVVGGSGLYIRALMDGLFEPKIADELVKTNLKKEAGENGIAALYDRLNTVDPKTAAKLHSTDSQRIMRALEVFEVTGEAFSNFVDLKPRPSEFEPCILGLTLERSELYERIEKRVEAMLERGFLDEVKELQKMGYRSELNSLQSVGYQEAFLYLDGKLSFSEMAVLIKQKTRNYAKRQMTWFRKDKRIHWIDLSKFESINEIADFSQHLFESPVGQN; encoded by the coding sequence AAACGGGTGAAAGGCGAAATCGTGTCGGCCGATTCACGCCAGATTTATAAATTTATGACTATCGGGACCGCCAAGCCAACCAGTGAAGAGTTGGCGGCGGTCCCGCATCATTTCATAGATATAAAAACTCCAGACGAATATTACAGCGCCGGCCAATTTGGCAGTGAAGCCCGAATCTGCATTGCCGAGATCAGGAAACGGGAAAAGCAGCCAATTGTTGTTGGCGGGTCCGGGCTTTACATCCGGGCTTTGATGGATGGTTTGTTTGAACCCAAAATCGCGGATGAGCTGGTAAAAACAAACCTGAAAAAAGAAGCCGGTGAAAACGGAATTGCAGCGTTATATGATAGGTTAAATACTGTTGACCCCAAAACCGCTGCGAAACTGCATTCGACCGACTCACAAAGAATCATGCGCGCCCTGGAAGTGTTTGAAGTCACCGGCGAGGCGTTTTCCAACTTCGTCGATTTAAAGCCGCGGCCGTCAGAATTTGAGCCTTGTATTCTTGGTCTCACTTTAGAACGAAGTGAGTTATACGAGCGAATTGAAAAAAGAGTCGAGGCCATGCTTGAACGGGGTTTTTTAGATGAAGTTAAAGAGTTGCAGAAAATGGGCTACAGGTCTGAGTTGAATTCGCTGCAGTCGGTCGGCTACCAGGAAGCTTTTTTATATTTAGACGGCAAGTTAAGCTTCTCTGAAATGGCGGTCTTAATCAAACAGAAAACCAGAAACTACGCCAAAAGACAGATGACCTGGTTTAGAAAAGACAAACGTATCCATTGGATCGATTTAAGTAAGTTCGAGAGTATCAATGAAATAGCAGATTTTAGTCAGCATTTATTTGAAAGCCCAGTAGGCCAAAATTAG